In a single window of the Agromyces sp. H17E-10 genome:
- a CDS encoding LCP family protein, with protein MARHGRLRRRSIGRTLAKVVASVAAVALVSGGAVAAYAAWDLANTLKPTVSLGNADVLEGVPDVGAMEGGVNVLLIGSDSREGQGDAFGDPDEETAVLNDVTMLLHISQDHSHVEVISFPRDMFVDVPACPDPADPAGEPLYEQYGVKINSVLDYGGMACVVKTVEQLTGITIPFAGTVQFLGVAAMSEAVGGVSVCVAEPIEDEHTNLYLTAGEHSLKGMEALQFLRTRHGVGDGSDLGRISNQQVFMSSLVRKLQDGGTLGDPVALYSIAKAALANMELSDTLADPTTMVSIAKAAKDIDLSKIAFIQYPTGYVEGGVVPSDSAEIVNTALQQDIPVTFDPTADDATFASAGDPTAPPVDPATTDGEAAPAALSTEESGEEAPAEDTAEVPTPAPSTEPLPSDVTGQTAAETRCSAGRTLEDQ; from the coding sequence GTGGCGCGCCACGGCCGACTCCGTCGTCGCTCGATCGGACGCACGCTCGCGAAGGTCGTCGCCTCGGTCGCGGCCGTCGCCCTCGTCTCGGGCGGAGCCGTCGCGGCCTACGCCGCATGGGACCTCGCCAACACGCTGAAGCCCACCGTCTCGCTCGGCAACGCCGACGTGCTCGAGGGCGTGCCCGACGTCGGTGCCATGGAGGGCGGCGTGAACGTGCTGCTCATCGGCAGTGACAGCCGTGAGGGGCAGGGCGACGCGTTCGGCGACCCCGACGAAGAGACCGCCGTGCTCAACGACGTGACGATGCTGCTGCACATCTCGCAGGACCACTCGCACGTCGAGGTCATCAGCTTCCCCCGTGACATGTTCGTCGACGTACCCGCCTGCCCCGACCCGGCCGACCCCGCCGGCGAGCCGCTGTACGAGCAGTACGGCGTGAAGATCAACTCGGTGCTCGACTACGGCGGCATGGCGTGCGTGGTGAAGACCGTCGAGCAGCTCACCGGCATCACGATCCCGTTCGCGGGCACCGTGCAGTTCCTCGGCGTCGCCGCGATGAGTGAGGCCGTCGGCGGCGTATCGGTCTGCGTCGCCGAGCCGATCGAAGACGAGCACACCAACCTGTACCTCACGGCCGGCGAGCACTCGCTCAAGGGCATGGAGGCGCTGCAATTCCTGCGTACTCGGCACGGCGTCGGCGACGGCTCCGACCTCGGGCGCATCTCGAACCAGCAGGTGTTCATGTCGTCGCTCGTGCGCAAGCTGCAAGACGGCGGCACGCTCGGCGACCCCGTCGCGCTGTACTCGATCGCGAAGGCCGCGCTCGCGAACATGGAGCTCTCCGACACCCTCGCCGACCCCACGACGATGGTCTCGATCGCGAAGGCCGCGAAAGACATCGACCTCTCGAAGATCGCGTTCATCCAGTACCCGACGGGTTACGTCGAGGGCGGCGTCGTGCCGAGCGACTCGGCCGAGATCGTGAACACTGCGCTGCAGCAGGACATCCCGGTGACGTTCGACCCCACGGCCGACGACGCCACGTTCGCCTCGGCGGGCGACCCGACCGCGCCGCCCGTCGACCCCGCGACGACCGACGGCGAGGCGGCCCCGGCCGCGCTCTCCACCGAGGAGAGCGGCGAGGAGGCTCCCGCGGAGGACACCGCCGAGGTGCCCACGCCGGCCCCGTCGACCGAGCCGCTGCCGAGCGACGTCACCGGCCAGACAGCGGCCGAGACCAGGTGTTCCGCGGGCCGTACGCTCGAAGACCAGTAG
- a CDS encoding LCP family protein, with amino-acid sequence MEQNEGPTAGDAAAPTSPTDEVDLADGSGASTEPDGPADEPGTPAEPDRPAEADGPGDAPIGPEPTRHGRLPRHTGPRATLKLVASVVAVVAVSATAVAAYAAVDLVGSVKQGASLASEDMLDGVPDIGAMDGGLNFLLVGSDKRPADGSFGDPEEDSGILNDVNMLLHVSQDHSHVEVVSFPRDMIVPVPECPDPVDPTTGPLSAMSGVPLNSVLSHGGLTCVAMTIEQLTGTKIPVAGVVEFKGVAALSEAVGGVEVCLADPIDDPASGLKLTAGTHSIKGFEALAFLRTRKATNDGSDLGRIASQQAFLASLARTLQSSGTLSDPVKLYSIAKAVLSNMELSKELQNPARLMSIARALADTDLSKIAFVQYPTAGYGDGVHVEPAESAEAVNLALQADRPVVIDPTANDNAGYGTSDPTTPAVEAATTDADTETESAEEAQAVDTGTDSGGDAAAPASAEPATTPAEEQLPPDVTGLTGTQVRCVTGNGD; translated from the coding sequence GTGGAGCAGAACGAAGGGCCGACGGCGGGGGATGCCGCGGCGCCGACGAGCCCGACCGACGAGGTCGACCTCGCCGACGGGTCCGGCGCTTCCACCGAACCGGACGGGCCGGCCGACGAACCCGGCACGCCGGCCGAACCGGACCGACCCGCTGAAGCGGATGGGCCAGGCGACGCGCCCATCGGCCCCGAGCCCACCCGTCACGGGCGCCTGCCACGGCACACGGGGCCGCGCGCGACGCTCAAGCTCGTCGCATCCGTCGTCGCCGTCGTCGCGGTGAGCGCGACCGCGGTCGCCGCCTACGCGGCCGTCGACCTCGTGGGCTCGGTCAAGCAGGGCGCCTCGCTCGCGAGCGAGGACATGCTCGACGGCGTGCCCGACATCGGCGCGATGGACGGGGGCCTCAACTTCCTGCTCGTCGGCAGCGACAAGCGCCCGGCCGACGGTTCGTTCGGCGACCCCGAGGAGGACTCGGGCATCCTCAACGACGTCAACATGCTCCTGCACGTCTCGCAGGACCACTCGCACGTCGAGGTCGTGAGCTTTCCGCGCGACATGATCGTGCCGGTGCCCGAGTGCCCCGACCCGGTCGACCCGACCACCGGCCCGCTGTCGGCGATGTCGGGCGTGCCGCTCAACAGCGTGTTGAGTCATGGTGGCCTGACGTGCGTCGCGATGACCATCGAGCAGCTCACCGGCACGAAGATCCCCGTCGCCGGCGTCGTCGAGTTCAAGGGCGTCGCCGCGCTGTCTGAGGCGGTCGGCGGCGTCGAGGTCTGCCTCGCCGACCCGATCGACGATCCCGCCTCGGGTCTCAAGCTCACGGCCGGCACGCACAGCATCAAGGGGTTCGAGGCGCTCGCGTTCCTGCGCACCCGCAAGGCGACGAACGACGGCAGCGACCTCGGCCGCATCGCGAGCCAGCAGGCGTTCCTCGCATCGCTCGCACGCACCCTGCAGTCGAGCGGAACCCTCAGCGACCCCGTGAAGCTGTACTCGATCGCGAAGGCCGTGCTCTCGAACATGGAGCTCTCGAAGGAGCTGCAGAACCCGGCGCGTCTCATGTCGATCGCACGGGCGCTCGCCGACACCGACCTGTCGAAGATCGCGTTCGTGCAGTACCCGACGGCGGGCTACGGCGACGGGGTGCACGTGGAGCCCGCCGAATCGGCCGAGGCGGTGAACCTCGCCCTGCAGGCGGACCGCCCCGTCGTGATCGACCCGACCGCGAACGACAACGCCGGCTACGGAACGTCGGACCCGACGACCCCCGCCGTCGAGGCGGCCACGACCGACGCCGACACCGAGACCGAGAGCGCCGAGGAGGCGCAGGCCGTCGACACGGGCACCGATTCGGGTGGGGATGCCGCAGCGCCGGCGTCGGCCGAGCCGGCGACGACGCCGGCCGAGGAGCAACTGCCTCCCGACGTCACGGGGCTCACCGGCACCCAAGTGCGCTGCGTGACCGGAAATGGCGACTGA
- a CDS encoding HAD family hydrolase: MSIESSPGGRVASASERIETAAEPWFVALDVDGTIMHEDGTIDDLVADAVAAAEDRGHLVTLATGRSWATTRPVLEQLGLTPEYVVCANGAITMRRDDTAEGGYSREHVETFDPTAVLERIRAFLPSGKFMVELADGFRLYTRGMTEWNLDNAREVEFEGLLDQRATRVVVTSLEHGLDEFFEIVDQMGLHHVSYAIGWTAWLDIAPDGVNKATALERVRGWLGADAARVLAVGDGRNDLEMFAWAGAAGRSVAMGQAPDEVRAAAREVTGAVDEAGLAATLDTLP; encoded by the coding sequence ATGAGCATCGAATCGAGCCCCGGTGGTCGAGTAGCGAGCGCCAGCGAGCGTATCGAGACCGCGGCCGAGCCGTGGTTCGTCGCACTCGACGTCGACGGCACGATCATGCACGAGGACGGCACGATCGACGACCTCGTCGCCGACGCCGTCGCCGCCGCCGAAGACCGGGGCCACCTCGTCACGCTCGCGACCGGCCGCTCGTGGGCGACGACGCGCCCCGTGCTCGAGCAGCTCGGGCTCACCCCCGAGTACGTGGTCTGCGCGAACGGCGCGATCACGATGCGTCGCGACGACACCGCCGAGGGCGGTTACTCGCGCGAGCACGTCGAGACCTTCGACCCGACCGCGGTGCTCGAGCGCATCCGCGCGTTCCTGCCGTCGGGCAAGTTCATGGTCGAGCTCGCCGACGGGTTCCGGCTCTACACGCGCGGCATGACCGAGTGGAACCTCGACAACGCCCGCGAGGTCGAGTTCGAGGGCCTGCTCGACCAGCGCGCGACGCGTGTCGTCGTCACGAGCCTCGAGCACGGGCTCGACGAGTTCTTCGAGATCGTCGACCAGATGGGCCTGCACCACGTGAGCTACGCGATCGGCTGGACGGCCTGGCTCGACATCGCGCCCGACGGGGTCAACAAGGCGACCGCGCTCGAGCGGGTCCGCGGCTGGCTCGGCGCCGACGCCGCACGGGTGCTCGCCGTCGGCGACGGCCGCAACGATCTCGAGATGTTCGCCTGGGCGGGCGCCGCGGGCCGGTCGGTCGCGATGGGCCAGGCGCCCGACGAGGTGCGGGCGGCGGCGCGTGAGGTGACCGGCGCGGTCGACGAGGCCGGGCTCGCCGCGACGCTCGACACGTTGCCCTGA